The Zeugodacus cucurbitae isolate PBARC_wt_2022May chromosome 4, idZeuCucr1.2, whole genome shotgun sequence genome includes the window gttgtttgtgtcaccaagaaatataagagttagatatggggttatatatacataaatgatcaggatgacgagtggatttgaaatccggatgtctgtccgtccgtctgtccgtgcaagcgataacttgagtaaaaattaagatatcttaatgaaacttggaacacatgttccttggcaccctgaggaaatgggcaaaatcggtccactgccacgcccacaaaatggtggaaaccgaaaacctatacagtgtcataactaagccataaataaagttatgaaatttggaacataggatcccattagggaggggcacatttggatgtaatttttttggaaaagtgggcgtgaccccgcccccaaataggttttttgtatataactcgcaaaccaataaagctatataaaccaaaatttttgcagtcgtttattctattttccttatacagtccaaaaattaaagaaatcggatcataaccacgcccacctcccatgcaaaggttaggttgaaaacaactaaaagtgcgttaactcactaacgaataacgtcagaaacataagaaatggcagaaggaagctgcactgagattttttttacaaaatgaaaaatgggcgtggcgtcgcccacttatgggtcaaaaaccatatcttaagaactactcaatagatttcaatgaaatcggtatataacactttcttgacaccctgattacacgggtggaatatgtgcgaaatcggttcacaactacgtctacttcccatataactcaattttgaattcttttgattcgttcactttgtaatacatatatacattaggaacaaatgaagatagcggaataaaacattacacaaatattgtatttgagctgtgacatcacatgtggaaaaattgtcaaaatcgaaccatgacttttcaaggcccctgatatcgaacatgaagaactcagtgcctaagggtaatttttcaccgaaaatataggtaaatccctccgatatttttatgtaattcattccctctgaatttttttcttataacagtttctctctgtacctgaaatggtaaaaatcggatcataacttcccccagatcccatatacctaattataagtaatattaaatttagggagcgtatagtcttcgatacattgtatcttggtggtgaaaacgagtggaattggtttaggaattacctcagtccccatatactatttatgatgattttcgttattctattgaactttataccgaatatatgggtcgaattgtgttatctttataaaattacatcaataaattgcgagagtataaaatgttcggttacacccgaacttagcccttccttacttgtttttactagtccttatataacaatttttttgtgcgattattaaatatatttgcttcaTCAGTTACGGCCCTTCATACATATCTTTTCATTATGTTGTAATATACTTTCCGCGTTCGTTAACTTTACAAAGCTTCATGTCTTCACTCACTTTTTTATGGTCGATCAGTTCAATAATATATACTTAAGCAACAATACCATGCTAAAATATAAATGggttttcacaaaaacaaatcgtTGTTACGCTCCAACTCATTCGCCAGCCGCAACCACTTTCCAATGAACTCACACATCGCGCAATCACAAAGCAAACCACCGACTGTTAagatcacacatacatatatacaagtactcTTACTATATATGAGTATCCTCTGCAACAACTGATTATTATTTGCAATCGTTTATATAAGGTTGCAATCACTCAACTGTGCGATAACAAATTGCTTGTTAAttgtcaatttatttattagcgaATAGTCATTAAAGTGATAACCGAAGCCCAGaagtatttgtatttagttCATTGAAgtcatttgtattatttattaacatgCAGAAATGATTTGctctacatatgtttgtatttactcATATACGCTTGGAGGTTTGAAAGAAaacttcatttatattatgAATGATCGCTTTTAATTTCCAAGTTAAAGAGGAAATCGCTTGATCAGACATATAAACAGCAGTAAAAATAAACCGGAACATCTACATTTAAACTGTTCTCTGACTCTTTGACATTTGGGTGATTTTTGACGTAGATATGACAGCTGTTTGACAGTTATTTGGCAGCTGTCATCATTGCTTACGTCACAAAgttatttttagcaatttttactACGAAGAAAGTTGTCTCTTTGAAATTTATTGCCTCGAATGGAATATTAACTAACTCCTCCGACAATAGTAAAGAAAAGTCTGTTCAAAAAGTGTCGTATTAGCATTAGAGAGTTAACGAATACTTTAAATTTCGTACATGAATAAAATGTTGGATTTTGGGACTACATTTTTCTCGTATATCtctgttcatatgtatatctgaatcTCATACATCTGTCAAAGCTTTATCTATAAATAACTTTCATGTCAAACTGACCCAGTGTCATCATCGTCGGGTTAACAGGAGTGCATTTACGCATGTTTACAGTACGTCATTTACACTTCGTCGAAAGTTCAACACGAAATGtccaaatatttacttaatttcacaGTCGACCTTGACAATGAATTAACAACATTACACTGAGTCCATATTATGCATTTATATTGTCAGTctatataccatacatatattcctGTTATACAAATCTCACATTAAaacacgcaaatatttacacgtGCCCCATAATTACGAACAGACCAGATTTGTACTCTATTAAACAAAGTGTATATAgacacaaatatattatatacgagtatatttgcCTGCCTTTGTATTAATACTTTAATTTGTCAGACATTAATAGTTACAGGTCAGCCTTAATAGCAGGTTACCACTCCACTTACTAGCGTTGCAcgaatttggaatttttaatttccaagcggttattttttccattatatGAAAGTGAATGTTAcagtttgtttattgtttttttttttttggaacattCGTGCGGTTAATGAGCATTTAAATACAGATTGTCGTCACtcaaaatacaattattaaaattaaaaaaatggcgcATAAgggaatttataatatatatatgtctgcTCTCTTGGAAGTTTTCACTGATCAACTTTAAGAAAGTTCCTTTTGGATTTGCCTCAATTTTGATATCAGCCTCactataattttagtaaaatttagtTTCTAAATCTGCTTACTAATACACATTTCAAGAGTCTTATCGGAATGAAGATACACTTGTTGCATCATTTCGACCACAGCGCCACCTCTTGTATATTCGAAATTCATTACACTGATTTAATGATAATGATAATATTTTCTGGATtttctgagattttttttataagagtaaTTAATCCGATTGTGAAACTCCGTATTTAGACTGTTACTTTCATGGTTCTgtctttataaatttaataaatatggttcgaattaagaatttttttgaatattcattACTGTTAATATTGTTCCAATTTCAAAACAGATGTTGCATTCCACAGTCATTGGTAAttatatttgagtatatataCTTTCTATTTATATAgtaatatgtacgtacatactaGAGTATTATGTATCATTTTTTCATGAGTGTGCAGTcgcttggaaaatatttaaataatgtgaaaaaaaaattaaatgtgttttgtttttttttataaatgttttaacaaaagacatttttttcattatcaacttcaaaataagcaaatttttaaactctttggCAGGGATGGCCTTAATGATCTcaatcaatatataatttataaagtcGAGCGAGGTCTTTAAGTTTCGAAAACAGGAAGTCTTCAGAGGGATCCAAATTGCGCCCATAAGCTAGCTGAGTGATGACTTTCTTTCTTTGTGTTTCATTGGAAATCATCTTTATCACAGGCTATtgtccaaatatttttcatatacataatataaaggTAGAGAAGATGAGTGATCCCACAAGAGATGTTGAGATCCTCTACTGTCTCTATCTGTAGTGATAAAATTGTCGATGATTGCCGAATGAAAATTCATTAAACATCTGTCAACTCTGTTCTCAGATATTTTCACTAATTTTGGAACAGTGATTTCATTAAAAGCATAACGTTTCttgaaaatttacatattacaATTTACGGTTGGAAATAAATGACGACCTCATACTATACATAAAACTTCGAACAACTGCTTTACAGAACCAACCATAAAAGTTCTAACCACTACTGACAGATAAATAGGTTATAAagcgataattatttttttgaaaaattaagaacGGAGTGGTAAGCATAATTCATAAGTTGATCTAAACATTAGAAGATCATGATCAAAGATCAGCCGTGGCTCTTATTGAGTCATGTATCGACAATCGCCTGTTCGATACCTGAAATAgtagtttttggttttttcaaaATGAGCCCTACAAAAGGttatttaaatgaaacaaaaatgtgatatcattgaatttctttattcctgtgaaactGTATGGAATTCAATTTCCTTTCCATGGCCACCTCGGGCACGCTTGCAGCAGTCCAGACGCTAAACCcaattttcgtgagataacatgttcaccaaacttgattttcaataaatcgattgtgacattcgcaaTGAGACTTGTGGGCCGGCGCCCTGTTCCTGTTCGAATCAtttattgtccaagtccatatcatccaatttgggCCTGACtttgaatttcggtagtaaattttaataatttcgactcggtGTTAGTTCGCATATCTTtcaatgaaatggcaaaccgtactgaagagaaatgtcaaaagtgcGGAAAAGGAATGGCGTCTTTTGCACTCTCTATAAGTCTGATTTTTTATCattccttttgaaaaacctttattaCCATTCAATGTAGATCAATAATGTtttacaattgtaaaaaaatgatGTTTAAATATACTCTTAAGAATCTGCAAGTTGCTAAAGTTTTCCATTGAAATTTCAGactgaaattttcataaatttttttcaattcagatTTCTAAATTCGATTTTGTGAAATACCTTTGAGTACAGAGTCCGCCATCATTGCCACATTCTGCAGAGTCAATAAAGTATTGACCCACTTTAGCACCTGTTAATAAAACTACACACTGTAAGCAAACTCATGAAAAGTACGTGATACACAAGCTTTCTAGACTTTTCAATGTGTAATTGCAATTCAGAATAACCACAAATGCACCATTAGCTATCCGATGACAACTTATGGACATCCGAGCGCCTAATGGGATTACGTAACGCAATGTCGGCGTCATACAAAATGACAATCGATACGAAAGTGCAACATTTTTATTGAGTTGAGCAACGGATGGCATTTTATTgagatttatacatatgtgcatgaacAGGGTGGGAAagagaagttttttttattaacagggTGGTAAACAGGTTAATACAAATTCATTAGCATACTCACATATCATTTGTTTACAGTCTACATTCACTTGGcttattactaattttttttttatttattttttgtaccgTTATATTTTGTAACACTATATCAGCTACgcatataaagaatttttcgCTACCCCGTATGCGCTATTATGTATGACTTTGCTATACACATGTGGAATTCTAAACACAGCATTTTGATATCAGCATTTTTTATGCtcgaatttcatttcaatgcCACTTGGGTGAGAATTACATTTCCATTTCTAATTGCAAACaactttataattttaatcTTGCAGTTATCAGCCTTTTAGCACTTTATTacgcataaacatttatttttgattttttctacaaatgtGAATTTCGCTTTGTTTGCTTTACGTTCGAAGTGTGCGAATAACACCGAAGTCGATAagctaaaattgttttatatttttattttattattattagtaaacTACCTAAACGCATTTTATTGGCGTGGTTTAATGCGTAATTCGTAAAAAACTGTGTAGAATAATGTTGTAACAAAGCCTTACTTGGCACTTCTGGTTTGATAACAAAGCGTCGAGTCGTactcaagcgacaattttttatttttttttgtgcttgaCTTTGTTACGCTTTCTGCTGtagctaatatttttaaaatatgactAACACGCAAATTCTTGCAATATTCTTTCAAATGTTGAAAGAACTTCTTAACTGAGATAAAATAATCGAAACCACTGcgctttgttatttttttccagtGAAATCATTGCAATTAATTCTGCATTTTACTTTCTACTCGAGTTTATCTCATGAGTTTACTTACTTGCAGCATATAATGCGCTCACACaaatatttctcttttattACACTCAAATCTAGCAGAGAGAAACATATAAAACTGGCTATTAGACACCACTATACTTCTATGAAAAGGAGAAAAACAGTACAGCAGAATTAATGTAATAATTCTTCCACTTCAAGCGAGTCTGCATAAGCAGAACGTAGTAGCTTACTTTATAGATGTTCCAAGATTGTCGCTTATCAGCATTATCACAAGATTATTTTTCGATTAATTTATGGATTTACTAAAATTATTGAATGTTACTTTTACTTAATCTCAAACAGTACTGTAGATTGCTGAGATCCCAGCAACCAGTTCTAAGTCCTTAAGAAAATGCTCGATGAAAAAAACTTAACATGAACGAAGTGCAAATCGCCGAGAGTGAGGCTTCTTTTGAAGTAAATTGCCTTTTCTTAGTACATTTGTTAATGCCATATAAAGTTGGAAATTCGCTATAGTCGTTGGATCGCTTTGATGAAACGATTTTATTGTTGTGGCTTAAGAAATCATATATGAAAtgagcctaatcattgaatccgtttcgattgaaaaattttatgtcgtaaacattgaaaccgtatcgaaaataaaattttccatcgtagtgaactcacttaccgacttcATAAAATACATTCCGCGACTAATACATAActagatgtcgctaatttcgTTCATAAAATCATTGAATccacaaaatcgaaaattttggtcgaaatctataCGTTGGtgagtgagttgcggaaatgtaaaataatgaaacatttggaagtttttatgttaACAAATAGTGCTGACGgactaatttatattttaaataggtattttagagacaagagacaaaaagaaaatacatagcGAACGAATTTTCTCTAAGAGTCTCAggcaaattaaatactttttttgaaagaaatttcacaatacgTAAACGGTGTAGGCTTTCCAatccaagacaaaacaagatgaaagaaaatgtgtaaaggCATCAAGGCATCATTATGGTTTGTTAAAGTATTCTATTTGCAGTTTGAAACTGATTTTAagtttgaaatcaaaaaaaaaataatatacaaaaacgtATAACGCATATCTAAAACAGGGGGTGGTAAGTTCATTCGAGGAAGAGAAcagttttaaactttttttaaaacgaaataaaaatcacaaaccaattcatttatcaaatttgtgGACAAAggtcactttgtggtaaagcagtttatcgacgcaatcaatgattgcatgacaATTTTCGAGCGATAATtcttatcgtatcgaaatctaATTCGGATATAATGATTAGTCCCAATATAATTTGAAGAATGCTACCGGATTGACCCTCCTTGCCCTGCAAAAATGCTCTTTTAGGTTAGAACTGTTTGTCGGAACGGTCTTCAGCGCTCGCGACTGAATATGAGAATCTCATTTCCGGTTGACTGCTTACAGTGTACATTAGACAATATATGAAATCTCTAAGATGTATTATGTACACTAGTGTCTTGTATCTCAGCATGGATCGGCAACAAAATTTGATAATAACAGTCTGTATCTTCCCAGATCTTCCATACAGTGAATACAATGATTTTCGTTGATTATTACTTTTAGAATTGATACATATATCGGTTCAGTATTTCCGTTTTAACAAACActcatgaaaatatgcaaaatttttataacaaaatttcgaaaaaatttcgaagtaTTTCACACACCTTTAATACTTCGAAATCATCCAGAATTAGACTGACCATCCTACCTTTTTATGtacttttggtatatttttgatttgatattgatgtcattttttatttatatttattttattctaaatacCACTCCCTGGATCGGAGCTTAATATCAATAATGACACATATCTAACTATCAAAGACTCAAAACAGTGTCCCACGCCAAGTATTCTTTATCATAACTGTCATAAATATCGCATAGCGGGTTTTGTAAGCACacactgtacatatgtacatatattacttgttttatacatatgtatatttacaatatGATAAGCACCCATACAAGCCGACTTGTGTCAACGATCATTTACACGCCACAGTCACACGCTAATTGAAAACGGAAATACTCGTCACTGAATCagaggaaaaatattaataatccgAGGCAAAtggtataaaatttatttgcggtactaaatttatgtaaaataaatttaataatagtggagaaaatgctaaaaaaatatatagaaatctaGCTTAGTTTTGTAGTGTGCGCTTTATAAAAGTGGCACATGGAATTTCGCGCGTCAATAAACAATATCCGTGCTTACAAGTTTACATTGAATAAGTCTCAAAAATATATCTgtttatctatatgtatgtgtgggtgtgtgtgcatttgtttGATTCAAGTGACACGAAATCGTCGAAGGAAATTTGCATTACCACAATATTCTCGCAGCGCACAATAGATGGAGAGCAGCAAACCCACTGCAGCCAGCACGAATACGAGCGGTGTGCCGAGCAGTATCATCATGAAGAGCTTCACATCGCCACATTTGGCCAGCGTCATCCACCAGAGCACACGGCGCGCTGTATTACGCATTAGTATACAACTACGCCAGCAACCATAACTGCTGTTGGTGAAGCGTAACAGGGTGAAGAGCAGCAGCCGCAACAGCCACAGCATCCATGCGCAGGCTCTGTACAGTAATTCGATTATACGCTGATAAAGTGAACTCTTGTAGATTCTGCTCGTGAATGCTGTGGCTTGTTGACGTCGCTTGGGACTCAGCACACGATCGCCATAGTAGATGAGCAGTCGTCGCAATTGGCGCTCA containing:
- the LOC105212469 gene encoding uncharacterized protein LOC105212469, which encodes MHTYNEGLNYVPLLAAQSDATHMGNGGGGVCFNTARRTTRALSPTGSVICYNGNYEGDLSMFGSKPLPHQRRLELVETDSDTEYRRELEAYQPPQRTSVNRSSSGIERQLRRLLIYYGDRVLSPKRRQQATAFTSRIYKSSLYQRIIELLYRACAWMLWLLRLLLFTLLRFTNSSYGCWRSCILMRNTARRVLWWMTLAKCGDVKLFMMILLGTPLVFVLAAVGLLLSIYCALREYCGNANFLRRFRVT